Part of the Tamandua tetradactyla isolate mTamTet1 chromosome X, mTamTet1.pri, whole genome shotgun sequence genome, gaagtgcatgaaacccttggggaatcttatatattgtcctatattctttagaattggctgaaatggtccagGTTGGGGGATTGGCAgattatgataagtagcaaggtctacataaagcttgcataagagcaacctccagagtaggctctcgactctatttgaactctctctgccactgagactATTAGTTACGCTTCTTTCCCCGAATTTGGGTAGGATAGAagtattgatcccatggtgccaggtctgtattcatccctgggagtcatctcccacgtcgccagggagactttcacccctggatgtcatgtcccacatagaggggaggacaatgatttcacttgcagagttgagcttagagagagtgaggccacatctgagcaacaaaagaagtaactcttaggcatgcctataggtagtctaagcttctctgctacctacataaatttcacaagagtaTGTCTCATGAtgaagggtatggcctattgatttgggcatccgtaaagtttgacatagtatcaggggattccctgctggtaaggtttaatagttccatattctttctcccatccctcagggaactttgccaatactttttgattatctgcttaatatactctaggatgtttccaggcattacaataatctatacaggattataggacctctttcttattctgggctccctgtgtttcaattcttcaaatgagctatacagataggttgagttagatatgCACCGCAGAAAATTCCCATTCCAGGCCAAATAaaccttcctttggtctcaaaaagtatgtgtggttctaaaatatagatactgtttTCCCtgcctctatgttctgaattactttaacccaacaTGTtgggcttcgttcttatctctaagtatcaggttgcatacgtaaaacagcctctcaaaatcgagaaataataatcatcattccggacttaatgtgtctgctctcagcaaatatcccacatgttcattcacatcattgcatgcctcacgactttgttcctttttgtagcagcacaaccttcattcataagtatgcaccattgttcaccaatctacttctccatcagtgcatccttcagccacttgcattcatcaggcatcatgtagagaacccaaagtccacagttcatcaacattctcagttttagttaatttcattgtacccaagagaaggaaaaccaataaacacactctcgcCGAATAGGAattctaaacctcctcttaactcctgcccctccccccattatttacctttgctgttcttgtggtagtgctgatggtttccttttgagcatagctcatagcatgcaataacagttttccccctgtatcctggacttaaacactctttgtacaagaatcatatttttgaagtaattcttgcaagaactaattcgtatttctagtgttaatcagtgggacacgtaggtctatacaacccctttcaatcttgttcatcttcaatatggtaatattacatacacccactagagaaccaacttcactcctatctattcctttacattggcaTTCAACcgcattagctaacagttcacccatctctagcttctatgtatctctaaatcccctatattctgtagcatAAGCCTCTGGTTATACCTTTATGGTGGTCATAAAAggggaatcatacagtatctatcttttctgtctggctaattttactcaacattatgtcctcaaggctcatccatcctgtcatatgcttcaggatgtcattttgtcttactgctgcataattcCATTATGccaatataccacattttgttgatccactcatctgttgatgggcattgatttgtttccatcttttgatgattgtgaataatgctgctattaatatcagtgtgcaaatgtctgtttgtgtcattgctttcagctcttctgggtatataccaagtagtgctattgctgggtcatagggcaactcgatatttagtttcctaaggaactgtcaaacagtcttccatagtggctgcaccattatacattcccaccagtggtgcataagtgtcccagttcctCCATGTCCTctgcaacatttatagtttcctgtttgtttaatagcagccattcttatatgaCTAccatgtgaggtggtatctcactgtagtcttgatctgcatttcccttataaccagtgaaaatgagcatctctccacgtgcttttgagccatctgtatttgctcttcagaaaaatacctattcatatatttagcccattttataattgggttgtttgttcttttgttgttgagttgtatgatctctctgtatatacaggaaatcaaacctttgtctaatatgtgatttccaaatcttttctcccaccaagttggctgcctcttcaactttttgacaaagtcttttgaagtgcagaagcatttgattttgaggagttccaatttatctattttttcttttgttgcttgtgctttgggtgtaaagtttagggtGATACctactattactaggtcttgaagatgtttccctatgttttcttctagaagctttatggtgctagtttttatatttaggtgtttgatccattttgagttaatttttgtgtaaggtgtaagatggtggtcttctttcattcttttggctgttgttttccagttttcccaTTGCCAATTatcaaaaagactattttgtaccagttcagagaattttggggctttgtcaaaaatcagttgaccataaatttgttggtctatttctgcactcttgatattcaattccattggtcaatgcttctatctttgtgccattaccatgctgttttgattattgtggctttataataggttttaaagtcagggagtgttaatcctcccgctttgttttgtttttttttttttaagatacttttaattatttggggtctctttcccttccagatgaatttaataattagcttttccaaatcttcaaagtaggtttttttttcacttttattttatatattttaatttttttattttatatacttttattaaattatttccttaaatgacTTCTGTTTACACATCTATGAAATGGTTTAAAAGCACAAGTTTGGAAATATCCAATGAGCTAATGCATAAAGTACTTCGGTTCTAATAAACACATTCATTATTCATTAAATGcagttgatggaattttgattggtactgtgttgaatcagtcaattaatttggggagaatttataacttaactatatttagccttcttatccatgagcaggaaatgtctttccacctatttaggtctcctttgatttttttttagcaatgttacgtagttttctttttacaagtcctttacatccctagttaagttcattcttaagtacttgattcttatagttgctattttgaatggaattttttccttaacttaatcctcagctaagtcattgcctgtgtatagaagtgttactgatttttgcacatttatcttatatcctgccaccttgctgaatttgtttattagctcaagtaactttgctgtagatttctcatgatcttccaagtatagtatcatatcatcttaaAATAATGAgagtattacttcttccttttcaatttggatgactttttttctttgttctgcctgattgctctaactagaactagcacaatggtgaataatagtggtgacagtgggcgtctttgtcttctttctgatcttgggaaagctttcagtatctctccattgagtacaatgctagctatcagttttcatatattccctttatcatatttaggtagttacctttgattcctatcttttggagtgtttttatcagaaaaggatgttgaattttgtcaaatgctttttcaacatcagttgagattatcatgtgatttttccctttcaattagttaatgtgctgtattacattaattgattttcttgtgctgaaccatcctttcattcctggtataaaccccacttggtcatggtgtataattcttttaatgtgttgttggattcgaattgctaatattttattgagaatttttgcatccatgttcattagggagattgttcttaagttttcctttcttttagcaatttatccagttttgttattaaaatgatattaccttcataaaatgagttaagtagagttcctttttcttcaaatttttggaaaagtttgagcagtattggtgttagttctttttggaatgtttgataaaattctcctgtggaaaatgttaaaataaattcagtggagggaaatattagtggtcaatgagagggagccgTAAGTGGTATGgaatgtataagttttttcttttttctttttatgtgttttctggagtgatgtaaacattctgagaaatgatcatggtgatgaatatacaagtatgtgatgatattgtgagccattgattgcataccaagtATTGAATgctcatacgttaagaatgtttgtgtttgtatgttcattggttttattaataaaaattttaaaaaataaaaataagaaaggggtgggccacagtggctcaacaggcagagtacttgcctaccatgccagggacctgggttcaattccaggtgcctgctcatgcaaaaataaaataaaaataagacaaaaatttcccctgtgaagccatgtagccctgggcttttcattgaaagaagatttttgaagactgatcgaatctctttatttgtgattggtttgttgtggtcttctattttttcctatgtcactgtagcttgtttgtgtgtctccaggaatttgtccacttcatttaagttgtctaatttgtggACATGtgtttgttcatagtatcctcttatgatttcctttatttcttcagggtctgtggtaatgcaccctttctcatttgtgatactgtttatttgtatcctctctttttctttttcagacttgctagtggcccatcaatcttattgattttctaaaaaaacaacttttggttttattgattctttctattgctcttttgtactCCCactcatttatctttgctttaatctttgttatttctcttcttttatttgctttggggttagtttgtttttctttctcaagttcctctaggtgtgcTGTTAAGCCCTCAATTtgtgctctttcttattttttaatgtaggcattagggcaataaatttccctctcagcacagcctttgctgcatcccataagttctaataagttgtattctcattttcattcatctccagctactactgatttccctagcaatttcttcttttacccactggttgtttaagagtgtgttatttaatctccatatatttgtaaatgctctcattctttggtggttatcgAGATTCAGCTCCATCCCATTgcgatcagagaaagtgctttgaataatttcagtgtttttgaatttataaagacatgttttgttcCCAGCATAtaacctatcctggagaatgttgcatgaggactagagaaaaatgtatatctttgtgctttgggatgcaatgacctaaatatgtctgttaggtctaattcatttatgaagttatttaacttctctatttccttgttgatcatctgtCCAGTTTTTCTCTCTATGGaggggagtggtgtattgaagtctcctactattattgtggaaacatctcttgctcccttcagttttgccaatgtttgtctcatgtactttggagctccttacttgggagcataaacacatatgattgttgtatcttcttggtgaactgaccctttgattagtatatagtgtccttctttgtctcttatgatgtgtttACATTGAAATTCTatattgtctgatattagtatagctactcttgttttcttttggctacaacttgcatggaaaatctttttccatcttttcactttcaatctatttgtatcctttaagATGAGACTCTtacaagcagcatatagctggattatgtttcttaatacattctgccaatctgtatcttttaattggtaagtttagcctGTTAACATTGAAAGATATTACtcaaaaggcatttcttgaatccaccatcttatctttttaaattttttggtcagaactatatattcttttccctctttctctttgtactctttaaattacccttagtggtactcttcaattgtgtgccctcctccagtcctccctctcctgtcctttttttccaCCAGCaaaacttcttttagtatttcttgtagggtcagtctcttgttgacaaattctttcaggacttctttgtctgtgaaaactttcaactctcccttagttttgaagggcaatttgactgggtacagaattcttggatggaggtctttctctttcaggatcttgaatatatcataccactaccttcttgcctccagggcaCTAGTTGAGTCATcttaactcagtcttatttggtttcccttgtatgtaatagattgtttttctcttgctgctttcaggattttctgcttctcttccacattttacagactgatcagtatgtgtcttggggaaggcctatttgtatttattctgtttggagttcattgggcttctttgacttgtatatttatgtcctttatgagggttgggaagttttttcccattatatcctcaactactcttcctaaccctttactcctttcttctccttctagaacaccaattattcttatatttgtgcactttgttttgtctatcatttccctgaaattcaattcaatttttccatcttttttccaatttgatgttatgagtcttcaaagtcatttGTCCTggcctctatatcacttattcttttttgtgtcttcaactctggtgttgtgtgcctctagtatgttttttgtttgatcaacagagtctttaatctctgtggtatttgctatttttctatttattctttcaaattcttctttatgctcttctactgccttcttcatctcctttatgtcatttgacatcccacttattttattatatagtgttgtatgaacatctttgattagttccaatgCCTGTGTCTTCCctagtgttttaatttcatcattaggcagggctatatctgtcttctttgtgacatgcttagtgatcttctgctgtcttcatggcatgtaaatatcttgattgatttactttgggagttgatttctttcagtagtctaaggcctgtgtttgcaggatggtttaCAGCAGGGATCAGGGTATcagtggggcactcagtgcagtgatttgtttcagggcaggtataggcacaggtggggatgttacgctgatgcttgtgaacatggcaTCCcatggccagggaggatgtaatTATgtaggtgcactggtctggggggcataaccctgatgtgcactggtctaaggcatggggccctttgtacacatgcatagagctatggcagcaggttgacattatgccttcatgaattaggggcagatgtgacccagctgcacaggcccacactttctcagagctgggaagtatggctgagggccatgcacatgtgcagttctagaactgctgtaaactgaagtaatcagagctgaatgacatgattgggggcctgtgcacatgcctGGGTCTAGGAGTGTCATAAACTGATGCACAAAGCTCAGGggtggtggggtgaggctgtgtgacactatagGTAAGGGGGCAGggatagcctaggtatggaggttagtgcctacaccctttatgtgctggcaacagcctgcagggaacagggaggaagaggtagtgctcaggaagggtgcaggagaggtgggttgggctgcacttggggagGGGGTGtacacttggggtgggggcacttggagcacagggaatgaGAGTGGATTATATTGTTCAGGTACGTGGGGTGTGTAGTGATTCACCAGTCATGAGGccgcactggtgagggtagtgcacccaaggaatgctACCTGTCTTACTTTCTACTCTCCAGCtcccgtccatgcactcctgcaggctccacaCCTTTGTGCCAGGCTtcaacttttctgtttctgcctctcagttccttggcctctttACCTACATAGTATACTCTTATACTCATTATTTCAAtgaggttggtagtaatgtcccccttttcattttagttatgtgtcctttacttttttttttctgtcattctaGCTAAGGTTTGTCCtttgtattgatcttttcaaagagccatcttttggtttccttgatttttctcattgtttttattctctatttcgcTTATCTCCACTCttctttgtcatttccttccttctgctcactttgtaTTTAGTCtgatcttctttttctagttcttgcagTTTTTAGGTAACttttctgatttgagatctttcttcttgtttaatgtaagcatttagaactatgaATTTCCCTGTTAACATTGCCTTTCCTATGTCTTATCAGTTTTGTTcaattgtattttcactttcatttgcctcttgacaaacataataaaaaaatattggcaaagccCTCTGatggatgggaaaaaatatatggaactattaaactttaccatgagggaaacctctgatactgtctcaaattaGGGAGTCCCAGGTtaatatgccaagcccttgatcttgaggcttcctccTGTGAAGCTTGtttatgtagcagagaatcttagcctacctatagttatgcccaagagtacttctggaggacttcttttgttgctcagatgtggcctccacctctctaagcccaactctgcaaatgatcattgccctcccctgtaAGTAGGACAGGAcactcaggggtgaaagtcttcctggaaacatggtATATGACTgtcagggatgaacctggccctggtaccatgatGTCAACAATGACTttctgactgaaagggggaaaagactgtgacaaataaggtatcaatggctgagagaattcaaatagagtcaagaggctactctggaggttactcttatgcaagcttcagctaaatattgctacttaatcatggtttgccaacccccaaccaaaaccatgcctgccaatcctaaagaacatctaggactttatctgagattctacaaaagttccatgcactgtgattactttttagaaacctacaacctcatgatgggttcctaggccagatacatcctgaaacccagaagggctagcatgtccagaacatcaactagttccatcccccatcccatattatcaacagcccttcccaatctgaaaaatttttaatggccatagcccaaatacccttataTATtgcaagaaagatcaaaggagaaagtagggttataacagagaacatagtatttaacaaatgaatatgattgctgaatccttatattgatatttctcttagtctccagtgtcttggagcaactagaagtaaaaacctaaaattatggaatgtaacccattccaaattcagaaatctcttctacaactaattgttgtggtgtgctctgaaatttatttcttttttgtatatatgttatttttcacagtaaaatttttttgaaagaaggAGTATGTTCTTtctacatatttgtaaatttttcatttctccctgttattgatttctagcttcattccagtGTGTTCAGAGATGATACATTATATCAtttcaatatttctgaaattattgAGATTTTTTGTGACCCATGATATGGTCTATCCTTTAGAATAATGCATCCATACTTGAGATAAAAATTGTATTGTTTctttgggtgaagtgttctataaatgacTGATAGGCCTAGTTGATTTACAGTGTTGTacaaatcttctatttccttattgccCTTCTGTTTAGATATTCCatacattattgaaagtggtgtaataaagtctcctactattaatgtaaaaaCATCTatctttcccttcaaatctgtcaatatttgcttcatatatttggggcgctgttattaggtgcatatatacttacaattgttatgtgttcttgttgaattgacccttttatgaGTAGATAATTACTGTCTTTGTCTAtagtaacagtttttgacttaaatcTACTTTATTTAACAGTATAACTACCTCAGATTTTTTTGGTTACtaattgcattatatatatcTTTGAAATTTAGAATCAATTTTATTTAAGatctaaaatataaacttttctaGAAAATGATTACTTCACAATAATGCATTGCCTCTATCATGTTAGAATGTGCATTAGATGGAAATACAAAAACCATGAAACAAAACACTGTCTTTCATCAATATGAGCAAAGATAGAATGCCTAAGGAACAACATAGATGACTCACAGGGGATGGGCAGTTTTAATTCAAGcaccataaaaaaaaagagcataaatTCATAGATTTGGGGATATGTACCTTAAATTGAACCTTTGGCACTAAGAATCAAGTCATTTTTTTTGTCACATAACATGAACAATTAGAAAAAGATAGTGTCAAAAGCAAAGAACCACCAGCATTCAAGCAATGTTTTCAGCTAGGCAATAAAATATACTACTAGAACTTTCTTCTTTATCTAAATTCTGCATACAATGATAGCAactttgaaatgagaaaaatggcTTGGACTCATTTTAATATctgttcaaaacaaaacaaaagaaatttaaacataaGCCCTGTCATACATCAATGATTTTGAAGAACATCAATTATACAAGAACAGACTAGGGACAAAAGAGTGTTTACAGATACCTAGATATAACAGTAAGTGATCAGTAGACCTTCACAGAACTTTGCAGTGATACTCTGCAGAAACCACCTTGTAATCACTGGCAGTAAacagagtggcagaattctttgcCAGATATTTTAGGAAATCATCCAAGCAGGCCAATAATAATGCCAGGCTCTTATCAAGGGGCGTATAAGCCAACATTTCTCCGATTTTCACGAATAATCGCAGAAGGTGCGGTGCTCCATAAACCTGGGACATCGGGGCATTAGGGTGAGCCTCGAGGATTTCAGCATGCTGGGGCTTCTCAAATATGTAAAGCAGCTGAGTGCTCAACATCACATTGAAATAGTCTTTTATTCCTGCCACGAATTCATTAACTGCATATTCTTCACTATTGACGTTTCCTTGAGATTTCTTGCAATTTGCGTATTCTTCCAGAATGGTATCTACATTTTTCTTAGCCGGAAGCTGAAATAGCTGCTTCTGACTGGTAACCAAGTCCCAGTCCTCAACAAGCCATGGTTTTAATTCTTCAGGAATCTTCACTTTAACTTCCATCCTTTTCTTAAATGCCTCTTTATTTTCACCAGCAGGGTCAGCTTGGGCTCTTGTTTTACGAGGTGACTGAGGTGCTTCACAGGTACTGCCACCATTTCCGTTTCCAGGTGtcttctgtttgttctttcttgtCTTCCTCACGGATCCGGAAGCGGGATTTTCAGTAGAATGTCCCACCAATCTGTCTGGAAGTGCTGGTTCAAGATTGTTCTGCTGCGGACCAGCTGTCTTCTTTCCTGAGGAAGCCCCTCTCATTT contains:
- the LOC143670340 gene encoding mortality factor 4-like protein 2, with the protein product MPRSKMRGASSGKKTAGPQQNNLEPALPDRLVGHSTENPASGSVRKTRKNKQKTPGNGNGGSTCEAPQSPRKTRAQADPAGENKEAFKKRMEVKVKIPEELKPWLVEDWDLVTSQKQLFQLPAKKNVDTILEEYANCKKSQGNVNSEEYAVNEFVAGIKDYFNVMLSTQLLYIFEKPQHAEILEAHPNAPMSQVYGAPHLLRLFVKIGEMLAYTPLDKSLALLLACLDDFLKYLAKNSATLFTASDYKVVSAEYHCKVL